A window of Mercenaria mercenaria strain notata chromosome 16, MADL_Memer_1, whole genome shotgun sequence contains these coding sequences:
- the LOC123541584 gene encoding nucleolar protein dao-5-like isoform X2, protein MDIYKLLRVVVIFCVINQGLAWWGGGGGSKSKSSSRETSKKSSSSGSSSSKRGSGIWGGSRSKPSKPAPKPQPKPKPKPPAPKPKPEVKPQPRPKPKPPAPKPKPKPADSGKRKSGWWGAKPKPAPKKTPEPTPKSKGSGWFWSGKKKNVPPKPKPKPKPIPETPPSSKPKPAPKPKQITKPETDIKKVIEKYEGMRLKAYDAQPKNPKVHDTTIGIGFNLNRPDAEKTFKKHVPGVDFNKVKSGEQTITKEQARALFNHDVDNIYEPRARNKVGKDVYDKLPSNVKAAVVNAVYRGDLGPKTTNLIKQGKWKEVGKEYLDHNQYKNADKLGIPGVKTRMDWNKEQFDTMIKQETPKQ, encoded by the exons ATGGACATTTACAAGCTTCTGCGTGTCGTAGTTATATTCTGCGTTATAAATCAAG GTCTGGCATGGTGGGGCGGCGGTGGTGGAAGCAAAAGCAAGTCATCCAGTAGGGAAACCAGCAAGAAGAGTAGCAGCAGTGGATCAA GCTCAAGTAAACGCGGCTCTGGAATTTGGG GCGGAAGCAGAAGTAAACCGTCTAAACCTGCTC CAAAGCCACAACCAAAGCCAAAACCAAAACCGCCTGCACCAAAACCAAAACCTGAAG TAAAGCCACAACCAAGGCCAAAACCAAAGCCGCCAGCACcgaaacccaaacccaaacctgCTG ATTCTGGAAAACGTAAATCTGGATGGTGGGGCG CAAAGCCGAAACCAGCACCTAAGAAGACCCCAGAGCCAACACCTAAATCTAAAG GATCAGGATGGTTTTGGTCAG GTAAAAAGAAAAACGTCCCACCAAAACCAAAAC CTAAGCCGAAACCTATACCCGAGACACCGCCATCATCGAAACCAAAACCAGCTCCAAAGCCAAAACAAATCACGAAACCTGAAACAG ATATAAAGAAAGTGATAGAAAAATATGAAGGTATGAGACTAAAAGCGTACGATGCCCAGCCAAAAAATCCGAAAGTTCATGATACTACCATAG gTATAGGATTTAACTTAAACCGACCCGATGCAGAGAAAACGTTTAAGAAGCACGTGCCAGGGGTTGATTTTAACAAAGTCAAGTCTGGAGAACAAACAATAACAAAGGAACAAGCTCGTGCTCTGTTTAAT CATGATGTCGATAACATATACGAACCAAGAGCAAGAAATAAGGTGGGAAAAGATGTTTACGACAAGCTGCCGTCCAATGTAAAAGCAGCGGTGGTGAATGCAGTGTACAGAGGTGATCTGGGACCAAAAACTACAAACTTGATAAAGCAAGGGAAGTGGAAAGAAGTTGGAAAGGAATACCTTGACCATAATCAATATAAGAATGCGGACAAACTGGGGATACCAGGTGTTAAGACAAGAATGGACTGGAACAAAGAACAGTTTGATACCATGATAAAACAAGAAACTCCGAAACAATAA
- the LOC123541584 gene encoding titin-like isoform X6, translating to MDIYKLLRVVVIFCVINQGLAWWGGGGGSKSKSSSRETSKKSSSSGSSSSKRGSGIWGGSRSKPSKPAPKPQPKPKPKPPAPKPKPEDSGKRKSGWWGGKNRNVPPKPKRSGWFWSGKKKNVPPKPKPKPKPIPETPPSSKPKPAPKPKQITKPETDIKKVIEKYEGMRLKAYDAQPKNPKVHDTTIGIGFNLNRPDAEKTFKKHVPGVDFNKVKSGEQTITKEQARALFNHDVDNIYEPRARNKVGKDVYDKLPSNVKAAVVNAVYRGDLGPKTTNLIKQGKWKEVGKEYLDHNQYKNADKLGIPGVKTRMDWNKEQFDTMIKQETPKQ from the exons ATGGACATTTACAAGCTTCTGCGTGTCGTAGTTATATTCTGCGTTATAAATCAAG GTCTGGCATGGTGGGGCGGCGGTGGTGGAAGCAAAAGCAAGTCATCCAGTAGGGAAACCAGCAAGAAGAGTAGCAGCAGTGGATCAA GCTCAAGTAAACGCGGCTCTGGAATTTGGG GCGGAAGCAGAAGTAAACCGTCTAAACCTGCTC CAAAGCCACAACCAAAGCCAAAACCAAAACCGCCTGCACCAAAACCAAAACCTGAAG ATTCTGGAAAACGTAAATCTGGATGGTGGGGCG GCAAAAACAGAAATGTCCCACCGAAACCCAAAC GATCAGGATGGTTTTGGTCAG GTAAAAAGAAAAACGTCCCACCAAAACCAAAAC CTAAGCCGAAACCTATACCCGAGACACCGCCATCATCGAAACCAAAACCAGCTCCAAAGCCAAAACAAATCACGAAACCTGAAACAG ATATAAAGAAAGTGATAGAAAAATATGAAGGTATGAGACTAAAAGCGTACGATGCCCAGCCAAAAAATCCGAAAGTTCATGATACTACCATAG gTATAGGATTTAACTTAAACCGACCCGATGCAGAGAAAACGTTTAAGAAGCACGTGCCAGGGGTTGATTTTAACAAAGTCAAGTCTGGAGAACAAACAATAACAAAGGAACAAGCTCGTGCTCTGTTTAAT CATGATGTCGATAACATATACGAACCAAGAGCAAGAAATAAGGTGGGAAAAGATGTTTACGACAAGCTGCCGTCCAATGTAAAAGCAGCGGTGGTGAATGCAGTGTACAGAGGTGATCTGGGACCAAAAACTACAAACTTGATAAAGCAAGGGAAGTGGAAAGAAGTTGGAAAGGAATACCTTGACCATAATCAATATAAGAATGCGGACAAACTGGGGATACCAGGTGTTAAGACAAGAATGGACTGGAACAAAGAACAGTTTGATACCATGATAAAACAAGAAACTCCGAAACAATAA
- the LOC123541584 gene encoding uncharacterized protein LOC123541584 isoform X1, translating to MDIYKLLRVVVIFCVINQGLAWWGGGGGSKSKSSSRETSKKSSSSGSSSSKRGSGIWGGSRSKPSKPAPKPQPKPKPKPPAPKPKPEVKPQPRPKPKPPAPKPKPKPADSGKRKSGWWGGKNRNVPPKPKPKPKPAPKKTPEPTPKSKGSGWFWSGKKKNVPPKPKPKPKPIPETPPSSKPKPAPKPKQITKPETDIKKVIEKYEGMRLKAYDAQPKNPKVHDTTIGIGFNLNRPDAEKTFKKHVPGVDFNKVKSGEQTITKEQARALFNHDVDNIYEPRARNKVGKDVYDKLPSNVKAAVVNAVYRGDLGPKTTNLIKQGKWKEVGKEYLDHNQYKNADKLGIPGVKTRMDWNKEQFDTMIKQETPKQ from the exons ATGGACATTTACAAGCTTCTGCGTGTCGTAGTTATATTCTGCGTTATAAATCAAG GTCTGGCATGGTGGGGCGGCGGTGGTGGAAGCAAAAGCAAGTCATCCAGTAGGGAAACCAGCAAGAAGAGTAGCAGCAGTGGATCAA GCTCAAGTAAACGCGGCTCTGGAATTTGGG GCGGAAGCAGAAGTAAACCGTCTAAACCTGCTC CAAAGCCACAACCAAAGCCAAAACCAAAACCGCCTGCACCAAAACCAAAACCTGAAG TAAAGCCACAACCAAGGCCAAAACCAAAGCCGCCAGCACcgaaacccaaacccaaacctgCTG ATTCTGGAAAACGTAAATCTGGATGGTGGGGCG GCAAAAACAGAAATGTCCCACCGAAACCCAAAC CAAAGCCGAAACCAGCACCTAAGAAGACCCCAGAGCCAACACCTAAATCTAAAG GATCAGGATGGTTTTGGTCAG GTAAAAAGAAAAACGTCCCACCAAAACCAAAAC CTAAGCCGAAACCTATACCCGAGACACCGCCATCATCGAAACCAAAACCAGCTCCAAAGCCAAAACAAATCACGAAACCTGAAACAG ATATAAAGAAAGTGATAGAAAAATATGAAGGTATGAGACTAAAAGCGTACGATGCCCAGCCAAAAAATCCGAAAGTTCATGATACTACCATAG gTATAGGATTTAACTTAAACCGACCCGATGCAGAGAAAACGTTTAAGAAGCACGTGCCAGGGGTTGATTTTAACAAAGTCAAGTCTGGAGAACAAACAATAACAAAGGAACAAGCTCGTGCTCTGTTTAAT CATGATGTCGATAACATATACGAACCAAGAGCAAGAAATAAGGTGGGAAAAGATGTTTACGACAAGCTGCCGTCCAATGTAAAAGCAGCGGTGGTGAATGCAGTGTACAGAGGTGATCTGGGACCAAAAACTACAAACTTGATAAAGCAAGGGAAGTGGAAAGAAGTTGGAAAGGAATACCTTGACCATAATCAATATAAGAATGCGGACAAACTGGGGATACCAGGTGTTAAGACAAGAATGGACTGGAACAAAGAACAGTTTGATACCATGATAAAACAAGAAACTCCGAAACAATAA
- the LOC123541584 gene encoding nucleolar protein dao-5-like isoform X3, which yields MDIYKLLRVVVIFCVINQGLAWWGGGGGSKSKSSSRETSKKSSSSGSSSSKRGSGIWGGSRSKPSKPAPKPQPKPKPKPPAPKPKPEVKPQPRPKPKPPAPKPKPKPADSGKRKSGWWGGKNRNVPPKPKRSGWFWSGKKKNVPPKPKPKPKPIPETPPSSKPKPAPKPKQITKPETDIKKVIEKYEGMRLKAYDAQPKNPKVHDTTIGIGFNLNRPDAEKTFKKHVPGVDFNKVKSGEQTITKEQARALFNHDVDNIYEPRARNKVGKDVYDKLPSNVKAAVVNAVYRGDLGPKTTNLIKQGKWKEVGKEYLDHNQYKNADKLGIPGVKTRMDWNKEQFDTMIKQETPKQ from the exons ATGGACATTTACAAGCTTCTGCGTGTCGTAGTTATATTCTGCGTTATAAATCAAG GTCTGGCATGGTGGGGCGGCGGTGGTGGAAGCAAAAGCAAGTCATCCAGTAGGGAAACCAGCAAGAAGAGTAGCAGCAGTGGATCAA GCTCAAGTAAACGCGGCTCTGGAATTTGGG GCGGAAGCAGAAGTAAACCGTCTAAACCTGCTC CAAAGCCACAACCAAAGCCAAAACCAAAACCGCCTGCACCAAAACCAAAACCTGAAG TAAAGCCACAACCAAGGCCAAAACCAAAGCCGCCAGCACcgaaacccaaacccaaacctgCTG ATTCTGGAAAACGTAAATCTGGATGGTGGGGCG GCAAAAACAGAAATGTCCCACCGAAACCCAAAC GATCAGGATGGTTTTGGTCAG GTAAAAAGAAAAACGTCCCACCAAAACCAAAAC CTAAGCCGAAACCTATACCCGAGACACCGCCATCATCGAAACCAAAACCAGCTCCAAAGCCAAAACAAATCACGAAACCTGAAACAG ATATAAAGAAAGTGATAGAAAAATATGAAGGTATGAGACTAAAAGCGTACGATGCCCAGCCAAAAAATCCGAAAGTTCATGATACTACCATAG gTATAGGATTTAACTTAAACCGACCCGATGCAGAGAAAACGTTTAAGAAGCACGTGCCAGGGGTTGATTTTAACAAAGTCAAGTCTGGAGAACAAACAATAACAAAGGAACAAGCTCGTGCTCTGTTTAAT CATGATGTCGATAACATATACGAACCAAGAGCAAGAAATAAGGTGGGAAAAGATGTTTACGACAAGCTGCCGTCCAATGTAAAAGCAGCGGTGGTGAATGCAGTGTACAGAGGTGATCTGGGACCAAAAACTACAAACTTGATAAAGCAAGGGAAGTGGAAAGAAGTTGGAAAGGAATACCTTGACCATAATCAATATAAGAATGCGGACAAACTGGGGATACCAGGTGTTAAGACAAGAATGGACTGGAACAAAGAACAGTTTGATACCATGATAAAACAAGAAACTCCGAAACAATAA
- the LOC123541584 gene encoding uncharacterized protein LOC123541584 isoform X4, with protein MDIYKLLRVVVIFCVINQGLAWWGGGGGSKSKSSSRETSKKSSSSGSSSSKRGSGIWGGSRSKPSKPAPKPQPKPKPKPPAPKPKPEDSGKRKSGWWGGKNRNVPPKPKPKPKPAPKKTPEPTPKSKGSGWFWSGKKKNVPPKPKPKPKPIPETPPSSKPKPAPKPKQITKPETDIKKVIEKYEGMRLKAYDAQPKNPKVHDTTIGIGFNLNRPDAEKTFKKHVPGVDFNKVKSGEQTITKEQARALFNHDVDNIYEPRARNKVGKDVYDKLPSNVKAAVVNAVYRGDLGPKTTNLIKQGKWKEVGKEYLDHNQYKNADKLGIPGVKTRMDWNKEQFDTMIKQETPKQ; from the exons ATGGACATTTACAAGCTTCTGCGTGTCGTAGTTATATTCTGCGTTATAAATCAAG GTCTGGCATGGTGGGGCGGCGGTGGTGGAAGCAAAAGCAAGTCATCCAGTAGGGAAACCAGCAAGAAGAGTAGCAGCAGTGGATCAA GCTCAAGTAAACGCGGCTCTGGAATTTGGG GCGGAAGCAGAAGTAAACCGTCTAAACCTGCTC CAAAGCCACAACCAAAGCCAAAACCAAAACCGCCTGCACCAAAACCAAAACCTGAAG ATTCTGGAAAACGTAAATCTGGATGGTGGGGCG GCAAAAACAGAAATGTCCCACCGAAACCCAAAC CAAAGCCGAAACCAGCACCTAAGAAGACCCCAGAGCCAACACCTAAATCTAAAG GATCAGGATGGTTTTGGTCAG GTAAAAAGAAAAACGTCCCACCAAAACCAAAAC CTAAGCCGAAACCTATACCCGAGACACCGCCATCATCGAAACCAAAACCAGCTCCAAAGCCAAAACAAATCACGAAACCTGAAACAG ATATAAAGAAAGTGATAGAAAAATATGAAGGTATGAGACTAAAAGCGTACGATGCCCAGCCAAAAAATCCGAAAGTTCATGATACTACCATAG gTATAGGATTTAACTTAAACCGACCCGATGCAGAGAAAACGTTTAAGAAGCACGTGCCAGGGGTTGATTTTAACAAAGTCAAGTCTGGAGAACAAACAATAACAAAGGAACAAGCTCGTGCTCTGTTTAAT CATGATGTCGATAACATATACGAACCAAGAGCAAGAAATAAGGTGGGAAAAGATGTTTACGACAAGCTGCCGTCCAATGTAAAAGCAGCGGTGGTGAATGCAGTGTACAGAGGTGATCTGGGACCAAAAACTACAAACTTGATAAAGCAAGGGAAGTGGAAAGAAGTTGGAAAGGAATACCTTGACCATAATCAATATAAGAATGCGGACAAACTGGGGATACCAGGTGTTAAGACAAGAATGGACTGGAACAAAGAACAGTTTGATACCATGATAAAACAAGAAACTCCGAAACAATAA
- the LOC123541584 gene encoding nucleolar protein dao-5-like isoform X5 has product MDIYKLLRVVVIFCVINQGLAWWGGGGGSKSKSSSRETSKKSSSSGSSSSKRGSGIWGGSRSKPSKPAPKPQPKPKPKPPAPKPKPEDSGKRKSGWWGAKPKPAPKKTPEPTPKSKGSGWFWSGKKKNVPPKPKPKPKPIPETPPSSKPKPAPKPKQITKPETDIKKVIEKYEGMRLKAYDAQPKNPKVHDTTIGIGFNLNRPDAEKTFKKHVPGVDFNKVKSGEQTITKEQARALFNHDVDNIYEPRARNKVGKDVYDKLPSNVKAAVVNAVYRGDLGPKTTNLIKQGKWKEVGKEYLDHNQYKNADKLGIPGVKTRMDWNKEQFDTMIKQETPKQ; this is encoded by the exons ATGGACATTTACAAGCTTCTGCGTGTCGTAGTTATATTCTGCGTTATAAATCAAG GTCTGGCATGGTGGGGCGGCGGTGGTGGAAGCAAAAGCAAGTCATCCAGTAGGGAAACCAGCAAGAAGAGTAGCAGCAGTGGATCAA GCTCAAGTAAACGCGGCTCTGGAATTTGGG GCGGAAGCAGAAGTAAACCGTCTAAACCTGCTC CAAAGCCACAACCAAAGCCAAAACCAAAACCGCCTGCACCAAAACCAAAACCTGAAG ATTCTGGAAAACGTAAATCTGGATGGTGGGGCG CAAAGCCGAAACCAGCACCTAAGAAGACCCCAGAGCCAACACCTAAATCTAAAG GATCAGGATGGTTTTGGTCAG GTAAAAAGAAAAACGTCCCACCAAAACCAAAAC CTAAGCCGAAACCTATACCCGAGACACCGCCATCATCGAAACCAAAACCAGCTCCAAAGCCAAAACAAATCACGAAACCTGAAACAG ATATAAAGAAAGTGATAGAAAAATATGAAGGTATGAGACTAAAAGCGTACGATGCCCAGCCAAAAAATCCGAAAGTTCATGATACTACCATAG gTATAGGATTTAACTTAAACCGACCCGATGCAGAGAAAACGTTTAAGAAGCACGTGCCAGGGGTTGATTTTAACAAAGTCAAGTCTGGAGAACAAACAATAACAAAGGAACAAGCTCGTGCTCTGTTTAAT CATGATGTCGATAACATATACGAACCAAGAGCAAGAAATAAGGTGGGAAAAGATGTTTACGACAAGCTGCCGTCCAATGTAAAAGCAGCGGTGGTGAATGCAGTGTACAGAGGTGATCTGGGACCAAAAACTACAAACTTGATAAAGCAAGGGAAGTGGAAAGAAGTTGGAAAGGAATACCTTGACCATAATCAATATAAGAATGCGGACAAACTGGGGATACCAGGTGTTAAGACAAGAATGGACTGGAACAAAGAACAGTTTGATACCATGATAAAACAAGAAACTCCGAAACAATAA